The sequence GCTCGAAATAGCGCAGCTCGTCCTCGATGCGCGCGGCTTCCTCGAGCAGGCGGGCAGCGGCGCCGGTCTCGCCCCGCTCCGACGCGATCTGGCCCTCGACCACGAGCGAGGCGATCTCGAGCACGTCCTTCGCGCGGTTCTTGCCGATCGTCGCGTCGTCCGAGCTCTCGGACGCTATCGCCCGGAGCGCCGCCGCCTCGCGCGCGGCATCGTCATGGCGCCCGGTCGCGGCGAGCGCGCGGCCGCGTGCATAGCGCCATATCCCCGTCGTGTACCGCAGCTCGGGCGGCGGCGCCGGCTCCGCGAGCACGTCGTCCCACCGTCCGAACCGGACGAGCGCGAACAGCAGCGCAGGGCGGAACATCTCGAGCATCGGCATGTGCTGGACGTTGTGGTCGGGGACCGCGTCGGCCAGCTCTCGCGCGGCGCGCACGGCGACGGCGCTGCGCCCCTCCATGCTCGCCGAGACCGAGAGGAAATAGAGGTTGTGAGGGAAGTACATCATCGGATAGATGCCCTCCGGCCGCCGCTCGCGGAGGTACCGGCGATCGGCCAGCACGGCCTGCTCGTTCGCGTCGGAGGCGTCGGCGTAGCGACCGACGCGCATGAAGATGTGCGACGGCATGTGCACGAGGTGCCCAGCGCCAGGGGCCAGGCCGCCGAGGCGCTCGGTGCTCGGCAACGCCCGCTCCGGCGCGCGCGACGCCTCGACCGCGTGGATGTAATAGTGATTCGCGCCGACGTGCTCGGGATCGCGCCGGAGGATGCCCTCCAGCGTGGAGACGATCTCGTCGGTCTCCGGCTGCGGCCGGCCGTCCGGCGTCCAGAGATCCCACGGGCGCAGATCCATGAGCGCCTCGGCGAAGAGGACACCCGCGTCGAGGTCGTCGGGGAAGCGGCGCGCGAGCTCGCGCATCGCGCTCGCGTAGGCGCGGTCGAGGGCCGCCCGGTCGCGGCCCGGCGTTGAAGCGTGGCGCTCCGCCAGCGCGTCGATGTACGCGCGCTCGCGCTCGCTCGCGGACGCGGCGAGCACGCGTGCCTCCGCGATGGCATCGAGGGCGGCCCGCTCCCGCGCCGCGTCGGCCGGCTGGTTGATGTTGGGGCCGAGCGTGAGCGCGATGCCCCAGCGGGCCATGGCGAGGCCGGGATCGATCCGGGCGGCCTCCTGAAATGCGCGCCTCGCCTCGTCGTGGTTGAACGCGTAGACGAGCCGCAACCCCTGATCGAAATAGCGTTGCGCGAGCGGCGATGACGTCGTCACGGGGTGATGGAGAGCGCCGATGCCCTCGAACAGAGGGACGCGCTCGGCGTCGGGCGCCTCTGCGGGCGCAGGGCCGGTCGGCGGCCCCGCTCCAGGCGAGGAGGGACGTGGCTCCGCGCCGTGCGCCGCGAAGGCGGCGCAGGCGCAGAGGAGGGGCAGGCTGAAGAGCGCGCGTCGAGCTGTCATGGGCACCTCCTGGAGCCCGGATCGCCACGGGCTCCGATGGTCCAACATCCCCTCGCGGGGTCGCTTTGCCTCGGGCACCGCCCTCCGGCGCGAGCGCGGAGGTCGAGCCGAGCGACGGCCATGCACGCGCGGTTCCCGCGGCACGGGAAGGCAGCGCACAGAAGAGCGGGGATTCCGGGCCATCGACGCGCTCGCTCCGCCAGTGCGGAGCTCGATGGACGGATGGCGAGACTTGCGGCAACCTCGGGACATGACGACGTGCAGGGATGAAGCTCTCCGATGGGTTCACCGCTACGCGATCGGCGGGGCGGCGTTCGCCGCGCTTCCGCTCCCGATCTCGACCTCCGCCGGGCTCGTCGCGATCGAGACGCACATGATGGCGATGGTCGGCGAGATCTACGGCGAGAACGTGGGATCCGTGGTGACGACCGCGGCCGGCGGGAGCTTCGCGATCCTCGGGCAGGGCTTGAAATTCCTCGCCACCCGGGCGGTCGGCTTCGTCCCCGTGATCGGGCCGGCCATCAAGATGGGCATCGCAGGGCTCACCATCGTGGCGATCGGCCGGGGCGTGGTGGGGCACTTCGAGCGGAAGTACCCGGGCAAGATCTTCGAGAAGCCGTGAGCCGACGTGGCGTGCGCGGCGCGCAGACGAGGCGCGCCGCGCGCGATGCGCCGCCTTCCGTGCACATGAGGCGCGGCGCGCGCAATGCGCCGACGCGCGGCGCCGCCGGACGCGCGCGAGTCGCATCCCGCACACGATGCGCGGCGCGCGCGATGCGCCGGCGCGCGGCGCTGCTTGATGCGCCGCGCGCCGCTATCGAGGTACGTCAGTTCTCGCAGCCGCTGCAGGCGAGGGGGCAGGTGCCGTTCGCGGTCGCCTGACAGTGAAGGTCGGGCGCGTCGGCGCTGTCGCCGTAGTCGCAGCAGATCTCGCCGGCGCGGCAGCATCTCACGCCGCAGCAGAGGCCTTCTTCGCACCCGAAGCCGGGGGCGCACGCATTCGCGCACTGGCCCTGGATGCAGACCTGAGTCTCGGTGCAGGTCGTGCCGCACGACCCGCAATTGCGCGGATCACCGGCCAGGTTGACGCACTCCGATCCACAGCACGAGAGCCCGGGCTCGCACGTGCACACCGTGCCGCCCTCGCCGCCCATGCCGCCCTCGCCCCCTGTGCTCGTCGTCGCGACGGTGGTGGTCGCTCCGCCTTCCCCGCCCGCGCCCCCGCTGGAGGAGCTCGACGCGGTGACGACATAGGTCGGCAGATTGTTCACGGTGCCCGGGTCAGCTTCACATCCAGCGACGGCGAACAATGCGGACCACAACAGCAATGCGATCACCCGATGACAGGGCATGAGCACCTCCAAGCCGAAAATCACACTACCACGGAGGGTCGTGGCCACACGAGGGGGGTATGGCACACGGCGCAGCGACGGCTGCATGCGCTGCGTCGTACGCCGCGGTCGGCGCGTCACGACCAGGAATGCAGCGGCGCGTGCGACATCAGGGGGTGATGAGCTTGCAGTCCGACAGGAGCCCCGTGTACCAGTCATCGGTCCTGTCGAGCCATGCGCCCTCGCTGGACCAACGGATGCCGGGCCGCTTCATCCTGCCTTCGACGGTGTAGGTGCATTTCACCGCGAACCGTGCGGACGGCAGCTTGCCGTCGGTGAGCGCGGGCTCGCTCCACAGGCCGGAGGCGAGGAACTGGACGCGGTCCGTGGTCGTGTAAGGACGGAGCAGCTTCTTGTCGTCCGCATCGCCCTTGGACCAACCCTTGGTGGGCGACTCGAACGCGCAGTGCCGGCCGTTGACTTCCTCGGCCGACCAGCAGGCGAGATCCTTGATGTCGGTGGACACGAGGGTGACCTCGACCTGGGATTTGTCCCCCGTCTTCCACTTGGGGCCGGCCGTGCCGGCCGCGGGCTCACGCCCGAAATAGGCGAAGGCCGCGGCGAGGCCGCCGATGATGATGAGGAACAGGATCATGCTCTTGCCGAGCGAGCCGCCCTGCGGTTGGGCGGCGGCGCGAGGCCGCGCGCCGGGCTTCTTGCCGGCCGGGCGCCGCGCTGCGCCGGCCTGCTTTGCAGGACGCGAGGCTCTGGCCGGCGCCGCTGCGTCGGCGCCGGCAGCGGCGCGGTCCTCGCCGTCGTCCTCGTTGCGGGTGTCCTGCGCGTCGGCCTCGCCGGGAGGCGCTTCGTCCGTGTCGGGGCGGTCTCTGTCTTCGGAGCTCGTAGCCATCGAGGCGCTTTATGTACCGGAGCGCGTCCGCGACTCAAGCATTCCGTGGACCGAGCGGCAGGGCACGATCGCCCGTTCCAACGAGCAGCCCTTGATGTAGGCTGCGCTCCCGATGACGTCCGATGCCAGAAATCCACGCGCGCGCATCCTCGGCACAGGCCGCTCCCTGCCGCTCGCCGCTCCGACGAGCGAGGCGCAGGCGGGCGCGCCGGCGGACGGCGCGGCGGGCGACCCTGGCGCGAGCGACGAGCGGCGCCGCGTCGCGCCCGGCGAGAGGACGAGCGACCTGGCGGCGCGGGCGGCGAAGGCGGCGCTCGAAGCGGCCGGCATCGGGCCGCGCGACCTCGAGATGATCATCCTCGCCACCTCGAGCGGCGACGCGCCGATGCCGGCGACCGCGGTGTACGTGCAGCAGAAGCTCGGCGCCGAGCACATCCCGTCGTTCGACCTCTCCGCGTCGCTGACGGGCTTCCTCTACGGGCTGTCGGTGGCGAACCAGTTCGTGACGGCCCGGACCATGAAGCACGTGCTCGTCATCGGCGCGGACCTGCTCTCCCGCCGCCTGGATCCGCGGGACAGGGCCGCTGCCCAGCTGTTCGGCGACGGCGCCGGCGCGGTGGTGATCGGGCCGGCGACCGGCGACGGGCGCGGGATCCTCAGCGTCGGCTTGCGCGCCGACGGGAAGAAGGCCGATGTGCTCCAGGTGCCCGGCGGAGGATCCGCGGAGCCGCTCACCGTGGAGCGGCTCGCCGACCGGCGGCAATACCTGCGCGTGAAGCAGCCCGAGCTGCGGCAGGCCGCGGAGGAGCACCTCGGGGCCGACGCCCTCTCGGCGGTCGCCGCCGCCGGGCTTGCGCCCGCGGACGTCGACTGGGTGATCCCGCACCACGCCGACCCGCACCTCGTCGCCCTCCTCGCCGAGCGCCTCGGGTGCCCGCCTGAGCGCGTCCTCGGCGCGGTCGACGGCGCCAGCGCGGCCGGGGCCTGCGCGGGCTCGGTCGCCATGGCGCTCGACGAGGCGCTCCGCGACGGCCGGATCCTGCCCGGAAATCACGTGCTGCTGTGCGCGCTCGGCGGCGGCCTCACGTGGGGCAGCGCCGTGCTCCGCGTCTGAGTCGACGAGGGCCGGGTCTCTGGCGGCGCGCGGTCCGGCCGGCACACGGACCTCGAGGGAGCCTGCGCGCTGCGCTCGGTGGCGGTGGGGGGATTCCCCCCATCCTGGTCGAAGGATGGAACCGCCAAGTCGCCATAAGACGCCAAGAAAACCACAAAATCTTGGCGTCTTATGGCGACTTGGCGGTTTGAAAGACCCCACCTTCAGCCGAAGTACCCCACCGCCACGCTCCGCGGCGCTCGCGACGAAGGCGACGAGCGCCACCGTGGACTTGTTGCCGTGCGCTCCCCATCGTGGTCAGGAGAACCCATGAACGACGCTCCGCTCTACAAAGATGCCAAGCAACCCGTGGGAAAGCGGGTGGAAGACCTCCTGCGTCGGATGACCCTGGACGAGAAGGTGGGGCAGCTCATGCAGCTCGACGCCCAGGGAGATCTGGAGGACGCGATCGGGCGGATGAAGGTCGGCAGCCTCCTGCACTGCAACGGGAAGGACGCTGACACGG comes from Sorangium aterium and encodes:
- a CDS encoding 3-oxoacyl-ACP synthase III family protein, which gives rise to MTSDARNPRARILGTGRSLPLAAPTSEAQAGAPADGAAGDPGASDERRRVAPGERTSDLAARAAKAALEAAGIGPRDLEMIILATSSGDAPMPATAVYVQQKLGAEHIPSFDLSASLTGFLYGLSVANQFVTARTMKHVLVIGADLLSRRLDPRDRAAAQLFGDGAGAVVIGPATGDGRGILSVGLRADGKKADVLQVPGGGSAEPLTVERLADRRQYLRVKQPELRQAAEEHLGADALSAVAAAGLAPADVDWVIPHHADPHLVALLAERLGCPPERVLGAVDGASAAGACAGSVAMALDEALRDGRILPGNHVLLCALGGGLTWGSAVLRV